The proteins below come from a single Aspergillus oryzae RIB40 DNA, chromosome 5 genomic window:
- a CDS encoding uncharacterized protein (predicted protein) translates to MRELYGDGIYPILLCPPYLFIDVIKINNLRFQTTSAPITETTRATADEILEHIEAFSPDDWTGTNPDAREDWLLLGRMYKSSIALYCISSLQSLSILPSSKYYTAMRTVHGNHLYSLLPKITRRTRIRHFTIWPLVVAGMQAVDASPNVRRIVDEQLSELSKIMGCPTPTLAKAIFRRFWTSGHTGWDECFDKAYVFVT, encoded by the coding sequence ATGAGAGAGTTATACGGAGATGGCATATATCCGATCCTCCTCTGCCCCCCTTACCTCTTCATAGATGtcatcaagatcaacaacctccGCTTCCAAACGACTTCTGCCCCAATAACTGAAACCACACGAGCGACAGCGGATGAGATACTCGAGCATATCGAGGCGTTCTCACCCGATGACTGGACCGGCACTAATCCCGACGCGCGAGAGGACTGGTTGCTACTGGGACGCATGTACAAGTCCTCCATAGCATTGTACTGCATCTCGTCTCTCCAAAGCCTATCCATCCTGCCCTCCAGCAAGTACTATACTGCTATGAGAACTGTACATGGGAATCATCTATATAGTCTTCTTCCAAAGATTACCCGCCGCACCCGCATCAGACATTTCACAATATGGCCACTTGTGGTAGCGGGAATGCAAGCGGTTGATGCAAGTCCCAATGTTCGTCGTATCGTTGACGAGCAATTATCAGAACTGAGCAAGATAATGGGTTGCCCGACGCCTACATTAGCGAAAGCTATATTCCGCAGATTTTGGACTTCAGGCCACACAGGATGGGACGAGTGCTTTGACAAAGCATACGTGTTTGTGACATAG
- a CDS encoding putative RTA1 domain protein (predicted protein) gives MRPTCVPIQHYCCFDPVTRRKLYNNGCHYKCFKLMSLHLVCCLMFVIGFALREYGAFHYSFSKPDLYIYIVSTCLIYMSPFKLTYMGSPLLELANYYVLGRILYYVPYHSPIHPGRVLTTFGLLSTVVEVLNALGVSYIANPELPESTIKLGYILMKISLIVQVLVITLFCFLAAMFQRSCYRSGIRSRRVSAPLITLYISTFLIFVRCIYRIVEHFGASKISPSPSRELEGLSPILRHEWFFYVFEASLMLVNTLMWNWWHPRRYLPERSNIYLAQDGETELKGPGWKDQRPFLVTLCDPFGWFDSNKKKERPFWENNGYTLVNSAA, from the exons ATGCG CCCTACTTGTGTCCCCATTCAGCACTACTGCTGCTTTGACCCGGTTACGAGAAGAAAACTCTATAACAATGGCTG CCACTACAAATGTTTTAAGCTCATGAGTCTGCACCTCGTGTGCTGCTTGATGTTTGTGATTGGGTTTGCCTTGCGAGAATACGGTGCCTTTCACTATTCATTCAGCAAGCCAGATCTTTATATCTACATCGTTAGCACATGTTTAATCTATATGTCTCC GTTCAAGCTAACATACATGGGAAGTCCTCTCCTGGAGCTTGCCAACTACTATGTACTCGGTCGTATCCTTTACTATGTCCCGTATCATTCTCCGATCCACCCTGGTCGAGTCCTGACTACCTTCGGCTTGCTCTCTACCGTCGTGGAGGTCCTGAACGCTCTGGGCGTATCCTATATCGCGAATCCAGAGCTGCCAGAATCCACCATCAAGCTGGGTTATATTCTCATGAAAATATCCCTAATAGTTCAAGTCCTGGTCATTACCTTGTTCTGTTTCTTAGCGGCAATGTTCCAGAGGAGCTGCTACAGATCGGGCATCCGCAGTCGCCGCGTCTCAGCTCCACTGATTACCTTATATATCAGTACCTTCCTTATCTTCGTACGATGCATTTACCGTATCGTCGAGCACTTTGGCGCCTCGAAGATTAGCCCCTCACCATCGAGAGAACTCGAGGGTCTCAGCCCCATTCTACGTCACGAGTGGTTTTTCTATGTGTTCGAGGCAAGCCTCATGCTTGTTAATACTCTCATGTGGAACTGGTGGCACCCTAGAAGATACCTCCCCGAGAGATCTAATATCTACCTTGCGCAAGACGGCGAGACAGAGCTCAAGGGACCCGGTTGGAAGGATCAGCGTCCGTTCTTGGTGACACTTTGTGATCCAtttggttggtttgattcgaacaagaaaaaggaacgTCCGTTCTGGGAGAATAATGGGTATACGCTAGTCAATAGTGCAGCATGA
- a CDS encoding uncharacterized protein (predicted protein), with product MAPRRGGGSYSGGSSSSSSSSSSCSGSAFSSQAAQITIAFHALFFLVFCGLFCFASFKLIRSKQKGRALRRWFPLGFSIVFSIVAVILNIVLLALIQCDITSITVYQLVSLVPGWLSALAYFLLIALIMVPICKRLVQGNRKIAKMVTIVHSIYVVVLGIILLCHLAIYTHLVDASYRGTLVSGSTLRYHQIKLATAYAVLAVIGMLMAAANMLFALTRGHHLRRGILFPAIILLILSSLGMTVLDLANHIIIDYLQAEYISKGIDAYNRSLEAQNFLGYFFYSVTFLMALLVASSKQLSDNTSTGPVKHLQNQQKYPGVSQAQQPYRAYRPQGQAKMHNGYQ from the exons ATGGCACCCAGACGTGGTGGTGGTTCCTACAGTGGCGgcagcagctccagctcttcaagctctaGCTCATGCAGTGGCTCCGCATTTAGCTCCCAAGCAGCCCAAATTACCATCGCGTTCCATgcgcttttcttccttgtcttctGTGGGCTGTTTTGCTTCGCGAGCTTCAAATTGATCCGGAGCAAGcagaaaggaagagctttACGACGATGGTTCCCTCTCGGTTTCTCGATCGTCTTCAGTATCGT TGCAGTCATCCTTAATATCGTACTCCTGGCTCTAATACAATGCGACATCACATCGATCACCGTGTATCAGCTTGTCAGCCTTGTGCCAGGCTGGCTCTCCGCCCTGGCATACTTCCTCCTCATTGCCCTGATCATGGTCCCAATCTGCAAGCGCCTGGTTCAGGGTAACAGAAAAATCGCAAAAATGGTCACCATCGTCCATTCCATCTACGTCGTCGTGCTTGGGATTATCCTCCTCTGCCATCTGGCTATCTACACTCATCTCGTTGATGCATCGTATCGCGGTACCTTGGTTAGTGGTAGCACATTACGATACCATCAAATCAAACTAGCCACGGCATATGCCGTGCTCGCCGTAATTGGCATGCTAATGGCAGCTGCGAATATGCTTTTCGCGCTGACCCGTGGCCATCATTTGAGACGAGGG ATCCTCTTCCCCGCTATCATACTCCTAATCCTATCGTCACTGGGAATGACGGTTCTCGACCTCGCCAACCACATCATTATCGATTACCTACAAGCAGAATATATAAGCAAGGGAATCGACGCATATAACCGCTCCTTGGAGGCTCAGAATTTCCTGGGGTATTTCTTCTACTCAGTGACCTTTCTCATGGCTCTTCTTGTCGCCTCGTCGAAGCAATTATCCGATAATACCTCTACCGGGCCTGTTAAGCACCTCCAGAACCAACAGAAGTATCCTGGGGTCTCGCAGGCTCAACAGCCTTATCGGGCTTATCGGCCACAGGGTCAGGCGAAGATGCACAATGGTTATCAGTAG
- a CDS encoding isopenicillin N synthase family dioxygenase (isopenicillin N synthase and related dioxygenases), producing the protein MATNTSSFTAIPILDYSLSTSPTTKPQFLAELRNALINVGFFYLIHAPIAPQIQKDVVDKCKDIFDLPLEKKVEIEMVNSKHFLGYSRLGAEITAREQDYREQFDFATELPAPGPSEPLYRNIRGPNQWPDESAIPGFRKAIEAYLAEISPLSDAFRGLISEALDLPPTALDPYFDDPQQLKLKLIKYPPPPISSTEAEVQGVGPHKDSEFLTFLLQASPHSGLEVQNKSGDWISAAPVENSLVVNIGRALEAITGGVCTATTHRVSLAPRNFIDQAGASLGPRFSIPVFLGMGLDLSAEKITLQIPQHVRDLIQDEKVRSDAEATFNRIFSGRTGEGTLLHRVISHQDVGRRWYPDLLDFALKQYETK; encoded by the exons ATGGCGACGAATACATCATCATTCACTGCAATCCCCATATTGGATTACTCCCTTTCCACATCTCCGACTACCAAGCCACAGTTCCTAGCCGAGCTTCGGAATGCGCTGATCAATGTGGGGTTCTTCTACTTGATCCATGCGCCCATTGCGCCTCAGATCCAAAAGGATGTGGTAGACAAATGCAAGGATATTTTTGATCTACCGttagagaagaaggtcgagaTAGAAATGGTGAACAGTAAACACTTTCTGGGCTACTCCCGACTAGGAGCAGAGATTACTGCGCGCGAACAGGATTATCGGGAACAGTTCGAT TTCGCGACAGAGTTACCAGCTCCAGGGCCCAGTGAACCACTTTATCGTAATATTCGGGGTCCTAACCAG TGGCCCGATGAAAGTGCCATTCCTGGCTTCCGCAAGGCCATCGAGGCATATCTCGCGGAAATCAGCCCATTATCAGATGCCTTTCGGGGTCTCATATCAGAGGCACTTGATCTACCACCGACAGCATTGGACCCGTACTTTGACGACCCGCAGCAActgaagttgaagttgatcaaATATCCACCACCGCCCATATCCTCAACCGAGGCAGAAGTCCAAGGCGTAGGCCCTCACAAGGATTCGGAATTCCTTACCTTTCTCCTCCAAGCATCGCCCCACTCAGGGTTAGAGGTGCAGAATAAATCCGGCGATTGGATTTCGGCCGCACCGGTGGAGAACTCATTGGTGGTGAACATAGGGCGAGCGTTGGAAGCAATTACTGGGGGCGTGTGCACGGCGACGACCCATCGGGTAAGCCTCGCGCCCCGGAATTTTATCGATCAGGCGGGCGCGTCTCTCGGGCCGCGGTTCTCCATCCCTGTGTTCCTGGGAATGGGCCTGGATCTCTCTGCTGAGAAAATCACCCTGCAGATACCTCAGCATGTCAGGGATCTGATACAGGATGAAAAGGTACGATCGGATGCGGAGGCTACGTTTAATCGTATATTCAGTGGCCGGACGGGCGAAGGGACGCTCCTTCATCGGGTGATCAGTCACCAAGATGTGGGTCGCAGATGGTATCCCGACCTCTTGGATTTTGCTCTGAAACAATACGAGACAAAGTAG
- a CDS encoding SDR family NAD(P)-dependent oxidoreductase (dehydrogenases with different specificities (related to short-chain alcohol dehydrogenases)), which yields MTDHIGTFPELKGKVALVTGIGQMGDPQMWGNGAATARVLSRNGAKIFGCDLQLESALHTKKRLEAEGGVCEVTTANVTSSEDVKRMVEVCVAKFGRIDILINNVGRSEPGGPAEMTEKVWDAQTDINLKSVYLSCHEVLPIMEKQGGGAIVNVASIAGIRYIGKPQVAYSAAKSAVIQFTKATAVIYANRNIRLNVVVPGLMHTPLVSYLADKYAGGDLEGFIAKRNKAVPMGRMGDSFDVANCAAFLLSDSARYITGQKIVVDGGITSSTG from the exons ATGACAGATCACATTGGTACATTCCCCGAGCTCAAGGGCAAGGTTGCCCTCGTCACTGGCATTGGCCAAATGGGCGATCCTCAAATGTGGGGAAATGGTGCTGCAACAGCACGAGTGTTAAGTCGCAACGGTGCCAAAATATTTGGTTGCGATCTACAACTCGAGTCTGCCTTGCACACTAAAAAGCGTCTTGAGGCCGAGGGCGGCGTGTGTGAGGTAACAACAGCGAATGTTACATCTTCTGAAGATGTGAAGCGCATGGTCGAGGTGTGTGTCGCGAAGTTTGGTCGTATCGATATCCTGATCAACAATGTTGGCCGCTCAGAGCCAGGTGGGCCTGCCGAGATGACAGAGAAAGTCTG GGATGCCCAGACTGATATAAATCTGAAATCTGTCTATCTTTCCTGCCACGAAGTCCTCCCGATCATGGAAAAGCAGGGCGGTGGTGCCATTGTTAATGTGGCCTCGATTGCCGGAATTCGTTATATTGGCAAACCCCAGGTTGCATACTCCGCCGCCAAGTCCGCTGTTATCCAGTTCACCAAAGCTACCGCTGTCATCTACGCTAATCGTAACATTCGGCTTAACGTGGTTGTGCCAGGGCTGATGCACACGCCATTGGTCAGTTATCTTGCAGACAAGTACGCAGGTGGGGATCTAGAAGGATTCATCGCGAAAAGGAACAAGGCAGTGCCAATGGGTCGCATGGGTGACTCCTTCGACGTTGCTAACTGTGCTGCTTTCCTGCTCTCGGACTCTGCTCGCTACATCACCGGGCAGAAGattgttgttgatggaggTATTACCTCTTCTACTGGTTGA
- a CDS encoding class II fructose-bisphosphate aldolase (fructose/tagatose bisphosphate aldolase) has protein sequence MVNPSIASNRTHCILHAAKEGKYAVGAYNCYNGDGVMAVIRAAEAKGSTAIIQLFPWTLHFQGPEFVHYVVNSAHAASVPIAVHLDHCIKPEDVELALTLPFDSIMIDGSAMEEAENVAICARNIKRAHELGISIEVEMGRIEGGEDGLPNVDLGTIFTKPEDAKRFMEATGADFLAPSFGNVYGGYGDGGAERSWDLTLLRKIAKTVEQPLVLHGTHPVENELFLKAIDCGVSKINVNRTVRDDYTKFVAENAGKLELTVLKVQAVDIYTKSVQRVMDLFGSSGKA, from the exons ATGGTCAATCCATCAATTGCAAGCAACCGTACTCATTGCATTCTACATGCAGCGAAGGAGGGCAAATATGCCGTTGGTGCGTACAACTG CTACAATGGTGACGGTGTGATGGCTGTTATTCGTGCTGCAGAGGCCAAAGGATCAACGGCTATTATTCAGCTTTTCCCCTGGACCCTGCATTTCCAAGGCCCCGAGTTTGTCCATTATGTAGTCAACTCTGCCCATGCCGCCTCGGTCCCCATTGCAGTGCATCTTGACCATTGCATCAAGCCCGAGGACGTGGAATTAGCCCTGACTCTCCCTTTCGATTCTATCATGATTGACGGTTCCGCTATGGAAGAGGCGGAGAATGTTGCAATCTGTGCACGGAATATCAAGCGGGCACACGAGCTGGGAATTTCTATTGAGGTAGAGATGGGGCGGATAGAGGGCGGCGAGGATGGCCTGCCCAACGTGGACCTAGGGACCATCTTTACAAAACCCGAGGATGCTAAACGGTTTATGGAAGCGACTGGTGCCGACTTCCTTGCTCCAAGCTTCGGCAACGTTTATGGAGGCTACGGAGACGGGGGCGCTGAAAGGTCGTGGGACTTAACTCT TCTCAGGAAGATTGCGAAGACTGTCGAGCAGCCACTTGTGCTGCACGGAACACATCCAGTTGAGAATGAACTGTTCCTCAAGGCAATTGACTGTGGGGTTTCGAAGATCAACGTCAATCGAACAGTGCGCGATGATTATACAAAGTTCGTCGCCGAGAATGCTGGCAAATTAGAGTTGACAGTGCTTAAGGTCCAGGCTGTCGACATTTACACCAAGTCTGTCCAGCGCGTTATGGACCTTTTCGGATCTTCTGGCAAAGCATAA
- a CDS encoding uncharacterized protein (predicted protein) yields MVDSQILKAIQNSIEAWKDLAVPSIQKITDIESNKKHYNEVYENLEWAIKTVAHIADDLEELVKEPVNNEDADQIVTKLEEEKPFFDHYNKYNDNDVLEPWETHIEGHALDRSSYSPGWLDDQFYPENSFHNNVWQVFKQQG; encoded by the exons ATGGTTGACTCGCAAATCCTCAAAGCCATTCAGAACTCTATCGAGGCCTGGAAGGATCTTGCCGTTCCCTCCATCCAGAAAATCACTGATATCGaatcaaataaaaaacaTTATAAT GAGGTTTATGAAAACTTAGAGTGGGCTATTAAGACCGTTGCTCACATTGCGGACGATCTTGAGGAGCTGGTTAAGGAGCCGGTAAACAATGAGGATGCGGACCAGATTGTCACAAAGTTGGAAGAG GAGAAACCCTTTTTTGATCATTACAACAAATataatgataatgatgtCTTGGAACCATGGGAAACACATATTGAAGGCCACGCGTTGGACCGCAGTTCTTACTCTCCCGGGTGGCTAGACGACCAGTTTTACCCCGAAAACAGTTTTCATAACAATGTGTGGCAG GTTTTCAAGCAACAGGGCTAA
- a CDS encoding uncharacterized protein (predicted protein) translates to MSIDVQRRKSIQTMVLRDGPTDKDPPLASLQSDPYLRAKPVSLTFASQGELQESSIVEPLEDVKLGRRMSPTFSITVGGSGKDASYEQFEWRSSHGKEIKELAGHTPGWKLVRLSEAVGEAGGSRSHRAMGCSSDGKEIVAGIAHNASWSLSKGFRIAFVGSGLTGVLGERWEIMTLMTAVHLWLIEFQIATKAIPIA, encoded by the coding sequence ATGTCGATAGATGTTCAGCGCCGTAAGAGCATACAGACGATGGTCCTGCGCGATGGGCCGACCGATAAGGATCCGCCTCTTGCATCACTGCAGAGTGACCCATATCTCCGAGCAAAGCCGGTCTCGCTGACCTTTGCATCGCAGGGCGAGCTCCAAGAAAGTTCTATTGTAGAGCCACTAGAGGATGTCAAGCTAGGAAGACGCATGAGCCCGACATTCTCCATCACGGTGGGCGGGAGCGGCAAAGACGCCTCCTATGAACAATTTGAGTGGCGCTCAAGCCACGGCAAAGAAATAAAGGAGCTCGCCGGCCACACGCCCGGTTGGAAGCTAGTACGCCTGTCGGAAGCAGTGGGCGAGGCAGGCGGGAGTCGCTCCCACCGAGCGATGGGGTGTTCCAGCGACGGGAAGGAGATTGTGGCTGGCATTGCCCACAACGCATCGTGGAGTCTATCCAAAGGCTTCAGAATTGCGTTTGTGGGTAGTGGGCTTACCGGTGTCCTGGGAGAAAGATGGGAGATCATGACTCTTATGACCGCAGTACACCTCTGGCTCATTGAATTCCAGATCGCGACAAAGGCCATTCCGATTGCATGA
- a CDS encoding uncharacterized protein (predicted protein), translating into MHNLMVALTLLSALVAGVFSFGPEKGGLQYERLVRNGCHIEHPTVLTILLQTRPIQLTQDLATSQTVNPTAANSWWSSSFVHASDGNDYLIISHVLLQGQDVSTALLRASILDINDTAYYHQVSWIHNGSSRAAQVQNGLPGLATKYFGFVSSDPVNPLDQMRIWCLTERVEFNLTFQLSAPVILNGGTGTFPFGNEITFEWSMPGGVTDGHFTVNRKFLTIDSASSSTWYDRQFMWPIVPMDGPAKSNWTWFQVHLGQRTMSIWVWDTFDGQRSQFATVRDKPGIHQVLAVSEFKPSSRQWTSSCSKATYSLDWVVALVDGTMMELSSVRNDQELCDKEGTIGTYEGYITVSGTRGEHPISGYGLVEVVPVDF; encoded by the exons ATGCACAATCTAATGGTGGCACTTActcttctttctgctctCGTTGCAGGTGTCTTCAGCTTCGGACCTGAAAAGGGTGGCTTGCAATACGAACGCTTGGTAAGGAATGGCTGCCATATTGAACATCCAACGGTACTAACGATCCTCCTTCAGACCAGGCCCATCCAGCTAACTCAAGACCTCGCGACTTCGCAAACCGTCAATCCAACAGCAGCCAATTCGTGGTGGTCATCATCTTTCGTCCATGCGTCAGATGGCAACGACTACTTGATCATTTCCCACGTCCTTTTGCAAGGCCAGGATGTCTCTACAGCTCTACTGCGTGCCTCTATCCTGGATATCAATGACACAGCATATTACCATCAAGTTAGCTGGATACACAACGGATCTAGTAGGGCGGCGCAGGTGCAGAATGGGCTACCTGGCCTCGCTACGAAATACTTTGGATTTGTGTCTAGCGATCCAGTCAATCCTCTGGACCAGATGCGTATTTGGTGTCTCACTGAGCGCGTTGAGTTTAACCTCACCTTTCAGTTGTCGGCTCCCGTTATCTTGAATGGAGGCACTGGGACATTCCCGTTCGGCAATGAGATCACGTTTGAATGGTCAATGCCTGGTGGAGTTACAGATGGCCATTTTACTGTCAACAGGAAGTTTCTCACTATTGACTCTGCTAGCTCTTCGACCTGGTATGACCGCCAATTCATGTGGCCGATCGTCCCAATGGATGGGCCGGCGAAATCGAACTGGACATGGTTTCAAGTACACTTAGGCCAGAGGACAATGTCTATCTGGGTGTGGGATACCTTTGATGGACAGCGGTCCCAATTCGCCACGGTCAGGGATAAGCCAGGAATCCACCAAGTACTTGCTGTCAGTGAATTCAAACCGTCAAGCCGCCAATGGACTTCATCCTGTTCTAAAGCCACTTATTCTCTTGACTGGGTCGTGGCTCTAGTAGACGGAACCATGATGGAACTATCGAGTGTTCGCAATGACCAGGAGCTATGCGATAAGGAAGGAACTATTGGAACCTATGAAGGATACATTACCGTGTCTGGCACCCGCGGGGAACACCCTATTTCCGGGTACGGGTTGGTTGAGGTAGTTCCAGTGG ACTTTTGA
- a CDS encoding cytochrome P450 (predicted protein): MDSPRLWTGLAGLITYLIVISVYRLFSHPLRNIPGPKLAAVTHLYEWYYDLFLGGKYLFEIERMHERYGPIVRINPPEIHINDPKYYDEIYASGTHRRNKDAEFVSFTGLLLSSASTTDHDLHRYRRGLMNNFFSKKSVRGISYFVEEKVHNLMQRFEAFYRCNKVVRLDDAFAAMTSDVITHYCYGKSWDYLDYANLRTDVRKAVRDLTCSVHFNRIFPIFLAVLKKLPLRWLYAIHPGRSVVLDIQKTIYEQSAEAIHGDKYKIGHNDAVDKHKTIYDQLTDPSIPAEERSLQRLQDEGLLLISVGTETTARALTTACFHIASDDQLRTRLREELRTVLPTPTSSVTWSELEKLPYLVNPLWHWNFSNITNTTPQTGTVNESLRLGGFLTTRSPRIAPDEPLTYKEYTIPPSVSKPLTPKQHTTNRIPQTPVSSSSYFGHKNPNIFPEPEKFSPERWISAGRNNDHLFKYITSFSRGSRICAGMNLAFLELYMTLAYFVRRFDVELVDTTVEDMKIVRDMRVGFTHRGEPTVYGRIVRVYED; this comes from the exons ATGGATTCACCAAGACTCTGGACAGGTCTCGCTGGGCTGATCACCTACCTCATCGTGATTAGCGTTTATCGGCTCTTCTCTCATCCATTGAGAAACATACCGGGTCCTAAGTTAGCAGCGGTCACCCACCTCTATGAGTGGTACTATGATTTATTTTTGGGAGGGAAGTACCTCTTCGAGATCGAGAGAATGCACGAGAGATACG GACCCATTGTGCGGATCAACCCTCCAGAGATCCACATCAATGACCCGAAGTATTACGACGAAATCTACGCATCGGGCACCCACAGGCGGAATAAGGATGCAGAGTTTGTTTCATTCACGGGCCTGCTCCTCTCCAGCGCCTCGACAACAGACCATGACCTCCACCGCTATCGTCGTGGCCTCATGAACAACTTCTTCTCTAAGAAGTCTGTCCGTGGAATATCCTACTTTGTCGAAGAGAAGGTCCACAATCTTATGCAGCGCTTTGAAGCCTTTTACCGGTGTAATAAAGTAGTCCGACTCGATGATGCCTTTGCAGCTATGACCTCTGATGTCATCACTCATTACTGCTATGGAAAAAGTTGGGACTATCTGGATTACGCGAATCTGCGCACAGACGTCCGCAAGGCCGTTCGTGATCTAACTTGTAGTGTCCATTTCAATCGCATTTTCCCGATTTTCCTTGCCGTGCTTAAAAAGCTACCGCTTCGGTGGTTGTATGCGATTCATCCTGGAAGATCGGTTGTGCTGGATATCCAGAAGACAATCTATGAGCAGTCAGCTGAAGCTATCCATGGGGATAAATATAAAATCGGCCACAATGATGCCGTTGACAAACATAAAACCATCTACGACCAGCTGACGGATCCCAGCATTCCGGCTGAAGAACGGTCGCTTCAGCGTCTGCAGGATGAAGGTCTTCTGCTTATCAGTGTTGGTACAGAGACAACGGCTAGAGCGTTGACAACGGCCTGCTTCCATATCGCATCAGATGATCAACTGCGCACTCGACTGCGAGAGGAGCTGAGGACCGTCCTGCCGACGCCTACCAGTTCTGTTACCTGGTCCGAGTTGGAAAAGTTGCCTTATTTAGTAA ATCCTCTCTGGCATTGGAATTTCTCCAACATTACTAACACTACTCCACAGACTGGCACAGTTAACGAATCCCTCCGTCTCGGCGGCTTCCTCACAACCCGATCCCCTCGCATAGCACCAGACGAACCCCTAACCTACAAAGAATACACCATCCCGCCAAGCGTAAGCAAGCCCCTTACCCCCAAACAACACACCACTAACAGAATCCCCCAGACCCCAGTCAGCTCGTCCAGTTACTTCGGCCACAAAAACCCAAATATCTTCCCGGAGCCGGAAAAGTTCTCCCCAGAACGATGGATCTCCGCCGGCCGAAACAACGACCACCTTTTCAAATACATTACGTCCTTCTCCCGCGGCAGTCGGATATGTGCAGGCATGAA CCTCGCATTTCTCGAGCTCTATATGACTCTGGCGTACTTTGTACGTCGGTTTGATGTTGAGTTGGTCGATACGACtgtggaggatatgaagatAGTAAGGGATATGAGGGTTGGGTTTACGCATCGGGGTGAGCCGACTGTTTATGGGAGGATTGTGAGGGTTTATGAGGATTGA
- a CDS encoding uncharacterized protein (predicted protein) encodes MRSNSGPCGLLRCSSRSTGTSDRLRSSHGSADASIASQQSPIKGGRPSKNPYAPTEPSRLAISPPGSRLDMSGIIRRCKRHMGSFASPLPQISITHDHCLRSDHTSTMQIKSSTVLVTLVGSSMAQAANLQQRQFESTDVAATTTDSNSGSTETGSVTLPYLTETSQTGSTTGSEAPTGTGSGTATGSGSTTGSGSPTGSSSSGAESTSDSATPTSGSASPTESGSTTSTSTSTTTEASTTTSRSETSSGTASSTSSSASPSSTDSGASSTLPQGWATWMLPFVLGAFL; translated from the exons ATGAGGTCTAA TTCAGGCCCCTGCGGCTTACTACGCTGTTCATCCCGAAGCACAGGGACTTCTGACAGGTTGAGATCCTCACACGGATCTGCAGATGCCAGCATTGCCTCCCAACAATCACCAATCAAGGGAGGGCGCCCGTCCAAAAACCCCTACGCCCCGACGGAGCCAAGCCGCTTAGCCATTTCCCCACCTGGCTCCCGTCTGGACATGAGTGGCATCATACGTAGGTGCAAAC GACATATGGGCTCCTTCGcttccccccttccccaGATATCTATTACCCACGATCACTGCCTGAGATCAGATCATACCTCCACAATGCAGATCAAGTCATCCACCGTTCTCGTCACCCTTGTGGGCTCCTCCATGGCCCAGGCTGCCAACCTCCAGCAAAGACAGTTTGAATCGACCGACGTGGCCGCCACTACCACCGACAGCAACTCGGGTTCTACGGAGACCGGCTCAGTCACTCTCCCATACCTCACCGAGACCAGCCAGACGGGCAGTACGACTGGATCTGAAGCTCCTACAGGTACCGGCTCTGGAACTGCCACTGGATCAGGATCTACCACTGGATCAGGATCTCCCACCGGATCGTCCAGTAGCGGAGCCGAATCGACCTCGGACTCCGCTACTCCCACTAGCGGATCGGCCTCGCCTACCGAGTCCGGATCGACCACTTCCACTTCCACTTCTACCACTACCGAGGCCTCAACCACCACTAGTCGAAGCGAGACCAGCTCGGGAactgcttcctccacttcatcatcggcttctccttcgtcgACTGACTCGGGTGCGTCCTCGACCTTGCCTCAAGGTTGGGCCACATGGATGCTCCCCTTCGTTTTGGGCGCCTTCCTGTGA